The following are from one region of the Jatrophihabitans telluris genome:
- a CDS encoding PLDc N-terminal domain-containing protein, whose translation MINTAASASFSVSSPIFWIIGVVIFVFMVVDVARSQATVGAKVGWIIFSFFCTILALIVWLIWGRRKAYRGAM comes from the coding sequence ATGATCAACACCGCGGCCTCGGCCAGCTTTAGCGTCAGCAGCCCGATTTTCTGGATTATCGGGGTCGTGATCTTCGTGTTCATGGTGGTGGACGTAGCTCGTTCGCAGGCCACCGTCGGCGCCAAGGTCGGCTGGATCATCTTCTCGTTCTTCTGCACCATCCTCGCGCTGATCGTGTGGCTGATCTGGGGCCGCCGCAAGGCCTACCGCGGCGCGATGTAA
- a CDS encoding SDR family NAD(P)-dependent oxidoreductase — protein sequence MRIAGSSALVTGAASGLGLATARALTEAGAQVVRLDLNEQAGSGSTAAPGHFAPGDVTDPDSVAAAIARAGELAPLRIVVNCAGIATPGKVLGREGPLDLQRFRSVVEVNLIGTFNVVRLAAEAIAANEDIDGERGVIVNTASVAAFDGQIGQAAYAGSKGGVAALTLPIARELASSRIRVVAIAPGLFNTPMMAGLPDAARESLAQQVPHPSRLGEPSEFAALVRHIVENPMLNGEVIRLDGAIRMAAR from the coding sequence ATGCGAATTGCCGGCAGTAGCGCCCTTGTCACCGGCGCCGCCTCGGGCCTCGGCCTGGCCACCGCCCGAGCCCTGACCGAAGCCGGTGCTCAGGTCGTGCGCCTGGATCTGAACGAGCAGGCCGGGTCCGGATCGACCGCCGCGCCCGGCCATTTCGCCCCCGGCGATGTCACCGACCCGGACTCGGTCGCCGCCGCGATCGCGCGCGCCGGCGAGTTGGCTCCGCTGCGGATCGTGGTGAACTGCGCCGGGATCGCGACACCAGGAAAGGTGCTCGGACGTGAGGGTCCGCTCGACCTGCAGCGATTCCGATCCGTGGTCGAGGTCAACCTGATCGGCACGTTCAACGTCGTACGGCTCGCCGCCGAAGCCATCGCCGCGAACGAGGACATCGACGGCGAACGTGGCGTCATCGTCAACACCGCCTCGGTCGCGGCCTTCGACGGACAGATCGGCCAGGCGGCCTACGCCGGCTCGAAGGGCGGCGTGGCCGCGCTGACCCTGCCGATCGCCCGGGAGCTGGCCAGCTCGCGGATCCGCGTCGTGGCCATCGCTCCCGGCCTGTTCAACACGCCGATGATGGCCGGATTGCCCGACGCGGCCAGGGAATCGTTGGCACAGCAGGTACCGCATCCGTCCCGGCTGGGCGAGCCTTCGGAGTTCGCCGCGCTGGTCCGCCACATCGTGGAGAACCCGATGCTCAACGGTGAGGTCATCCGGCTCGACGGGGCGATCCGGATGGCTGCGCGCTGA
- a CDS encoding NADH:flavin oxidoreductase/NADH oxidase: protein MSLLLSELSLRDVTFRNRAWVAPMCQYSSVDGHPTDWHLVHLGALARGGAGLVITEATAITPRGRISPSDAGIWSDAQAQDYERITSFIRGQGAVAGIQLSHAGRKASTRTPWLGRGSVPLSEGGWLTGGPSAVAYPGLDAPSALDVAELDQLVGDWAAAARRAVQAGFQVIELHAAHGYLLHQFLSPLSNRREDEYGGDLDGRARLLLRVVDAVRSTIPEGMPLFVRVSATDWVPGGLQVDEVAELARQLASRGVDLIDVSSGGNSPDQQIPVGPGYQVPLASRVRQVSGLPVAAVGLITEPKQAEEILAEGSADAVLIARAALREPSWPQRAAFELGDDLAWPPQYERARP, encoded by the coding sequence ATGAGCCTGCTGCTGTCCGAACTGAGCCTGCGCGACGTGACGTTCCGCAACCGGGCCTGGGTGGCACCGATGTGCCAGTACAGCTCCGTCGACGGCCACCCGACCGACTGGCACCTCGTCCACCTGGGGGCGCTCGCTCGCGGCGGTGCGGGCCTGGTGATCACCGAGGCCACCGCGATCACCCCGCGGGGCCGGATCTCACCGTCCGACGCCGGCATCTGGTCCGACGCTCAGGCGCAGGACTACGAACGCATCACCTCCTTCATCCGCGGTCAGGGCGCGGTCGCCGGCATCCAGCTGAGCCACGCCGGCCGGAAGGCCTCCACCCGCACGCCGTGGCTCGGCCGGGGATCGGTCCCACTGTCCGAGGGCGGCTGGTTGACCGGTGGACCGAGCGCGGTGGCCTACCCCGGGCTGGACGCTCCGTCGGCCCTGGACGTCGCCGAACTCGACCAGCTGGTCGGCGACTGGGCCGCGGCGGCGCGGCGGGCCGTGCAGGCCGGCTTCCAGGTCATCGAGCTGCACGCCGCCCACGGCTACCTGCTGCACCAGTTCCTGTCCCCGCTTTCCAACCGCCGCGAGGACGAGTACGGCGGTGACCTGGACGGTCGCGCGCGACTGCTGCTACGCGTGGTGGACGCGGTCCGGTCGACGATTCCGGAAGGCATGCCGCTGTTCGTCCGGGTGTCGGCCACCGACTGGGTACCGGGCGGACTGCAGGTCGACGAGGTCGCGGAGCTGGCCCGGCAGCTGGCCAGTCGCGGGGTGGACCTGATCGACGTCTCCAGCGGCGGGAACAGTCCCGACCAGCAGATTCCCGTCGGTCCCGGATACCAGGTGCCGCTGGCGAGCCGGGTCCGGCAGGTGAGCGGTCTTCCGGTCGCCGCCGTAGGGCTGATCACCGAACCGAAGCAGGCAGAGGAGATCCTGGCCGAGGGCTCGGCGGATGCGGTGCTCATCGCACGAGCCGCCCTGCGCGAACCGTCCTGGCCCCAGCGCGCGGCCTTCGAACTCGGCGACGACCTCGCGTGGCCACCGCAGTACGAGCGCGCCCGGCCGTAA
- a CDS encoding sensor domain-containing diguanylate cyclase, translating into MTSGYRSDSAEPVAAWELAGVAFRHAPAGVAVADELGHYVAVNERVCRLLGRTEDQLLGRSSREFTHPDDLGQHGRAGQAIRFAGDGVLRVDKRFVRPDGSVRWARLQISHVEGPAGAEWTLAHMYDITEERLAAQATGDVSASLDGLARVMRSIQDGGDARTTIVTVLSELAGADFGSLAEPVQRAEAAAPTETRVAETGAAETRVAETRVAETRAAETRAAETGGAELVISASTDPSYLGFRMPVDTSSATAIAYLTGQPLFISDVANHPLVSPVAAAATGAHAMLFVPIAAREDVTGVLIAGWTDPAADVPSTPPTAVGLLADQAGIALAHAALVAELERLAATDPLTALPNRRGWDIRTAGLEAARRRSGSPVTVAIADLDRFKAFNDRYGHDAGDALLVAFTRAAAGALREVDVLARWGGEEFVIALPDCDAEQARYVLERVRRCVPDHQTCSIGYASTGDGETIEAALRRADTALYQAKRAGRDRTQVA; encoded by the coding sequence ATGACGTCCGGGTACCGCTCGGATTCTGCTGAGCCCGTCGCAGCGTGGGAACTGGCCGGCGTCGCCTTTCGCCATGCCCCGGCCGGCGTGGCGGTGGCCGACGAGCTGGGCCACTATGTCGCCGTCAACGAGCGCGTCTGCCGGCTGCTGGGGCGAACCGAGGACCAGCTCCTGGGACGCAGCAGCCGCGAATTCACCCACCCCGACGACCTCGGACAGCACGGGCGGGCCGGGCAGGCCATCCGGTTCGCCGGCGACGGTGTGCTTCGGGTGGACAAACGCTTCGTGCGCCCGGACGGCTCCGTTCGCTGGGCGCGTCTGCAGATCAGCCATGTCGAGGGCCCGGCCGGTGCGGAGTGGACGCTGGCCCACATGTACGACATCACCGAGGAGCGGCTGGCGGCTCAGGCAACCGGCGATGTCTCGGCCAGTCTCGACGGTCTCGCCCGGGTGATGCGCAGCATCCAGGACGGCGGCGATGCCCGCACGACGATCGTCACCGTCCTCAGCGAGCTCGCCGGTGCCGACTTCGGCAGCCTGGCCGAGCCGGTGCAGCGGGCCGAGGCGGCCGCCCCGACCGAAACCAGGGTCGCCGAAACCGGCGCCGCCGAAACCAGGGTCGCCGAAACAAGGGTCGCCGAAACCAGGGCCGCCGAAACCAGGGCCGCCGAAACCGGCGGGGCCGAACTGGTGATCAGCGCATCCACCGATCCGAGCTACCTGGGCTTCCGGATGCCGGTAGACACCTCGTCGGCGACCGCGATCGCCTACCTGACCGGCCAGCCGCTGTTCATCTCCGACGTCGCGAACCACCCGCTGGTGTCCCCGGTCGCCGCGGCGGCGACGGGGGCCCACGCAATGCTGTTCGTGCCCATCGCCGCGCGCGAGGACGTGACGGGCGTGCTCATCGCGGGCTGGACGGATCCCGCGGCCGATGTTCCCTCCACCCCGCCGACCGCGGTCGGCCTGCTGGCCGACCAGGCCGGCATCGCCCTCGCGCACGCCGCGCTCGTCGCCGAACTCGAGCGGCTCGCGGCGACCGATCCGCTGACCGCGCTGCCCAACCGGCGTGGCTGGGACATCCGCACCGCGGGGCTGGAGGCCGCTCGCCGGCGCTCTGGCAGCCCGGTGACCGTTGCGATCGCGGACCTGGACCGCTTCAAGGCGTTCAACGACCGCTACGGCCACGATGCCGGCGATGCCCTGCTCGTGGCCTTCACCCGGGCTGCCGCCGGGGCGCTGCGCGAGGTGGACGTCCTGGCCCGATGGGGCGGCGAGGAATTCGTGATCGCGCTTCCCGACTGCGACGCCGAACAAGCCAGGTACGTGTTGGAGCGGGTGCGCCGGTGCGTTCCCGACCACCAGACCTGCAGCATCGGCTATGCCAGCACCGGCGATGGCGAAACCATCGAGGCGGCGCTTCGGCGCGCCGACACCGCCCTCTACCAGGCCAAGCGCGCAGGTCGAGACCGCACCCAGGTCGCGTGA
- a CDS encoding NADPH:quinone reductase, with amino-acid sequence MRAICYSETGDESVLRLVDLAVPEPGPGQLRVRVHRSGVNPTDWKARQGSAPGAPIDPPQTPGQDGAGVVEAVGPGVEAAWTGLRVWIREAAYQRPHGTCAEYCLVPVHQVATLPDWAGYDLGASLGIPFMTAHRCLTVTEDGPKRLGPGALAGRVVLVAGGAGAVGNAAIQLARWSDARVIATVSSAAKGQLAAAAGADVVINYRNQDVVPEIRKVAPHGVNTIVEVAAAANVGIDADVVAANGSIACYADDGGKPINLPVRPSMVVNARWQFVLIYTAPPAAKSRAVEDIADAVLDRAIRVGPEAGLPLHHFSLEDAAQAHGAVAAGQVGKVLIDVGD; translated from the coding sequence ATGCGTGCCATCTGCTATTCCGAGACTGGGGACGAGTCGGTCCTGCGTCTCGTCGATCTGGCCGTGCCCGAACCCGGGCCGGGGCAACTGCGCGTTCGCGTGCACCGCAGCGGAGTGAATCCGACCGACTGGAAAGCCCGGCAGGGGTCAGCCCCAGGCGCCCCGATCGATCCGCCCCAGACTCCCGGCCAGGACGGCGCGGGTGTGGTCGAGGCGGTCGGCCCCGGTGTCGAGGCGGCGTGGACGGGCTTGCGCGTCTGGATTCGGGAGGCCGCCTACCAGCGCCCGCACGGGACGTGCGCCGAGTACTGCCTCGTGCCGGTGCATCAGGTGGCGACGCTGCCCGACTGGGCCGGTTACGACCTCGGGGCCAGCCTGGGTATCCCGTTCATGACCGCCCACCGCTGTCTCACGGTGACCGAGGACGGTCCCAAGCGCCTGGGACCCGGCGCCCTGGCCGGACGGGTTGTTCTGGTGGCCGGCGGAGCAGGGGCGGTCGGCAATGCCGCGATCCAGTTGGCCCGGTGGAGTGACGCCCGCGTGATCGCCACGGTCAGTAGCGCGGCGAAGGGTCAACTCGCCGCCGCCGCCGGCGCCGATGTCGTGATCAACTACCGCAATCAGGACGTTGTACCGGAGATAAGAAAGGTGGCCCCCCACGGGGTGAACACGATCGTGGAGGTGGCGGCTGCGGCCAACGTCGGCATCGATGCCGACGTCGTCGCCGCCAACGGCTCGATCGCCTGCTACGCCGACGATGGCGGCAAGCCGATCAACCTGCCGGTGCGTCCGTCGATGGTCGTCAACGCCCGGTGGCAGTTCGTCCTCATCTATACGGCGCCGCCGGCGGCCAAGTCGCGGGCCGTCGAGGACATCGCCGACGCGGTGCTGGACCGAGCGATCCGGGTCGGGCCCGAAGCGGGACTACCGCTGCACCACTTCTCGCTCGAGGACGCGGCGCAAGCTCACGGCGCGGTGGCCGCCGGACAGGTAGGCAAAGTGCTGATCGACGTCGGCGACTGA
- a CDS encoding DUF6158 family protein, whose protein sequence is MSEGVPAEQLSDEQLRHELAVLKGKQAEIEAGGTAHQKANHEHRTSQLEAAFLDRFGSKAQSQTGPGSDEPSHAEEADGAGGTAIPS, encoded by the coding sequence ATGAGCGAAGGTGTGCCGGCCGAGCAGCTGTCCGATGAACAGTTGCGCCACGAGCTGGCGGTGTTGAAGGGCAAGCAGGCCGAAATCGAAGCCGGCGGCACGGCCCACCAGAAGGCGAATCACGAACACCGGACGAGCCAGCTGGAAGCGGCGTTCCTGGACCGTTTCGGGAGCAAGGCCCAGAGCCAGACAGGACCCGGTTCGGATGAGCCCTCCCACGCCGAGGAGGCGGACGGGGCCGGCGGGACCGCAATCCCGTCCTGA
- a CDS encoding RibD family protein: MAERPYTLLSCSMSLDGYLDSAVVKRLPLSNKADLDRVDQVRADADAILVGAGTVRNDNPRLLVRSPERRAERIAQGRPPSPVKVTVTGCAKLDAEANFFTAGDGMKLVYASHGCAPEARARLSSVATVVEAGGVVRMRELSEDLHARGVRRLMVEGGGSVHTQFLVEDLADELQLVLAPLFVGDSRANRFVGDGRFPWTDERRAELAEVCRIGDVALLRYALSPRFDRRYIAPR, from the coding sequence GTGGCTGAGCGTCCCTACACACTGCTCAGCTGCAGCATGTCCCTGGACGGCTACCTCGACAGTGCTGTCGTCAAGCGATTACCCCTGTCGAACAAGGCTGATCTGGATCGTGTGGATCAGGTCAGGGCGGACGCGGACGCGATCCTGGTCGGGGCGGGGACCGTGCGCAACGACAACCCGAGGCTGCTGGTGCGCTCACCCGAGCGGCGGGCCGAACGCATCGCGCAAGGACGTCCGCCCTCGCCGGTCAAGGTGACCGTCACCGGCTGCGCAAAGCTGGACGCCGAGGCCAACTTCTTCACCGCCGGCGACGGCATGAAACTCGTCTACGCCAGCCACGGTTGCGCGCCGGAGGCCCGAGCCCGACTGTCGTCGGTCGCCACCGTCGTCGAAGCCGGAGGCGTGGTGCGCATGCGAGAGCTGAGCGAGGACCTCCACGCCCGCGGAGTGCGGCGACTGATGGTCGAGGGTGGGGGATCGGTCCACACCCAGTTCCTGGTCGAAGACCTGGCGGATGAGTTGCAGCTGGTGCTCGCCCCGTTGTTCGTCGGTGACTCGCGCGCGAATCGGTTCGTCGGCGACGGACGCTTCCCGTGGACGGACGAGCGCCGGGCCGAGCTGGCCGAGGTCTGCCGCATCGGCGACGTGGCGCTGTTGCGTTACGCGTTGTCGCCGCGCTTCGACCGCCGTTACATCGCGCCGCGGTAG
- a CDS encoding radical SAM protein encodes MRWALADDEHGGQPALFGVEELLGPQRSTGRLSELEFLPVTAKTVLNRVGRNSPMPFGWTINAYRGCSHACTYCFARPSHEYLGLSAGEDFDRKIVVKVNAIERLRVELSRPSWRREHVAMGTNTDPYQRAEGKYRLTRGIIGELSRSGTPFSILTKSALPMRDLDVLTAAAEQVEVSVTFSIGTLDVQVWRATEPGAPHPARRIDAIRAMAQAGIRTGALIAPVLPGLSDRREQLRDVVEAVTGAGGAVVGSRALYLQGATREHFLGWLAQHDPALHARYREAFAGRSELGPDYQRWVSDTVAEEVRRAGGRRSNRTGGLFA; translated from the coding sequence ATGCGTTGGGCACTGGCAGACGACGAGCACGGCGGCCAGCCGGCCCTGTTCGGCGTCGAGGAGCTGCTCGGCCCGCAGCGCAGTACCGGTCGGCTGTCGGAGCTGGAATTCCTCCCGGTCACGGCCAAGACCGTCCTGAATCGTGTCGGGCGCAACTCGCCGATGCCCTTCGGCTGGACGATCAACGCCTACCGCGGATGCAGTCACGCCTGCACCTACTGCTTCGCCCGCCCTTCGCACGAGTACCTCGGGCTATCGGCGGGTGAGGACTTCGACCGCAAGATCGTGGTCAAGGTCAACGCGATCGAGCGTCTGCGGGTCGAACTGTCGCGCCCGAGTTGGCGGCGTGAGCACGTGGCCATGGGCACCAACACCGATCCCTATCAGCGTGCGGAGGGCAAGTACCGACTGACCCGCGGCATCATCGGCGAATTGTCCCGCTCCGGTACGCCGTTCTCGATCCTGACGAAGTCCGCGCTGCCGATGCGTGATCTCGATGTGCTGACCGCTGCCGCCGAGCAGGTCGAGGTGAGCGTGACCTTCTCCATCGGCACGCTCGACGTGCAGGTGTGGAGAGCCACCGAGCCCGGCGCACCCCACCCCGCCCGCCGGATCGACGCCATCCGGGCGATGGCCCAGGCTGGTATCCGCACCGGTGCACTGATCGCGCCCGTGCTGCCCGGCCTGTCAGACCGGCGTGAGCAGCTTCGCGACGTCGTCGAGGCCGTCACCGGGGCCGGTGGCGCGGTCGTGGGCAGCCGGGCGCTCTATCTGCAGGGCGCGACACGTGAGCATTTCCTGGGCTGGCTGGCACAGCACGATCCAGCGCTGCACGCCCGCTACCGCGAGGCGTTCGCGGGCCGGTCCGAACTCGGTCCGGACTACCAGCGATGGGTGTCAGACACGGTCGCCGAGGAAGTGCGACGGGCCGGTGGTCGTCGCAGTAACCGCACGGGTGGACTGTTTGCGTGA
- a CDS encoding cysteine hydrolase family protein: MSTLTDRPSTALLVIDVQNDVMSGTHNRDAVVANIATLVAQARARSVPVVWVQHSSDGLPRDSEGWRYVAELEQHDSEPVVHKRYPDSFEDTDLEQVLAQARIGRLVVAGAQTDECIRSTLHGAIVRGYDATLVSDAHTTEDLSEWGAPPPDKVIDHTNLYWEHHAAPGRTAGVVATKDVSFD, encoded by the coding sequence ATGAGCACCCTGACAGATCGCCCCAGCACCGCCTTGTTGGTCATCGACGTCCAGAACGATGTCATGTCCGGTACCCACAACCGGGACGCCGTCGTCGCCAACATCGCGACCCTGGTCGCGCAGGCTCGGGCCCGTAGCGTGCCCGTGGTCTGGGTCCAGCATTCCTCGGACGGGCTGCCGCGCGACAGCGAGGGTTGGCGCTATGTCGCAGAACTCGAGCAACACGATTCCGAGCCGGTCGTCCACAAGCGCTACCCGGACTCCTTCGAGGACACCGATCTCGAACAGGTGCTGGCTCAGGCCCGCATCGGCAGGCTGGTCGTCGCCGGCGCCCAGACCGACGAGTGCATTCGCTCGACCCTGCACGGCGCGATCGTCCGTGGTTACGACGCGACTCTGGTGTCCGATGCGCACACGACCGAGGATCTGAGCGAGTGGGGCGCTCCGCCGCCGGACAAGGTCATCGACCACACCAATCTCTACTGGGAGCACCACGCCGCCCCCGGTCGGACGGCCGGCGTGGTGGCCACCAAGGACGTCAGCTTCGACTAG
- a CDS encoding sugar kinase: MARPDVVCLGETMAQLVPVDGSLSGALEFRLFTAGSESNVAQALAQLEVAVGWVSRLGTDPIGDRVLAAVAASGVDVSGVRRQPRRTGMFVKDPAPAGSSVYYYRDGSAASTMSTEDVDRALSHRPRMLFLTGITPALSDSCRAAVRHAMTAAPAAGVAVCFDVNYRPALWRSHPAGAAATELRELAAQADVVFVGRDEAAEVWGTESPAEIRALLGQRGELVVKDGALAAFSFYEGDQAQVVPALPVAVVEPIGAGDAFAAGWLCGRLRGLGAQASCRLGHLLAARALGSPTDQLGPAPLAASERAWLYAAAVGSSWPPKTA, translated from the coding sequence ATGGCCCGACCGGACGTCGTCTGTCTCGGCGAGACGATGGCCCAGCTGGTGCCCGTCGACGGATCGCTGTCCGGGGCCCTGGAGTTTCGGCTGTTCACCGCCGGCTCCGAGTCCAACGTGGCGCAGGCCCTGGCACAGCTGGAGGTAGCCGTCGGCTGGGTCAGCCGGCTGGGCACCGACCCGATCGGCGACCGGGTCCTGGCGGCGGTGGCCGCGTCCGGGGTGGACGTTTCGGGGGTACGCCGCCAGCCGCGCCGGACCGGGATGTTCGTCAAGGATCCCGCTCCGGCCGGTTCGAGCGTCTATTACTACCGCGACGGCTCGGCGGCCTCGACGATGTCGACCGAGGACGTCGATCGTGCGCTGTCACATCGTCCCCGGATGCTGTTCCTCACCGGTATCACCCCCGCCTTGTCGGACAGTTGCCGGGCGGCGGTGCGCCATGCGATGACGGCGGCCCCGGCGGCCGGCGTAGCGGTGTGCTTCGACGTCAACTACCGTCCCGCGCTGTGGCGGTCGCACCCAGCGGGTGCGGCGGCGACCGAGTTGCGTGAGCTGGCTGCGCAGGCCGATGTCGTGTTCGTCGGCCGGGACGAGGCCGCCGAGGTCTGGGGAACCGAGTCGCCGGCCGAGATCCGTGCCCTGCTTGGTCAGCGGGGCGAACTCGTCGTCAAGGACGGTGCCCTCGCGGCGTTCAGCTTCTACGAGGGAGACCAGGCCCAAGTCGTGCCCGCGCTACCCGTGGCGGTGGTGGAACCCATCGGCGCCGGGGATGCCTTCGCGGCCGGTTGGCTCTGCGGCCGGCTGCGGGGACTGGGCGCACAGGCCTCGTGCCGGCTGGGTCATCTGCTCGCCGCACGCGCGCTCGGTTCGCCGACCGACCAGCTCGGCCCGGCGCCGTTGGCCGCCTCGGAGCGCGCGTGGCTCTATGCCGCCGCCGTCGGATCGTCGTGGCCGCCGAAGACGGCGTGA